The Chamaesiphon minutus PCC 6605 DNA window TTATGTTCTGATGGATTTGACGCTCGGTCAACTTTCAACTGTCAAGTTGTCTAATGCTTGTTTGGCAATTCTGGTAACATACACTGTTGCGACGATCGTCGCCAGCAGTCCGACGATCCGAATCGTCCATTGGAGGGGGGGATTAGTCGGCGGAGTTTCTGTGCCAATTAGTGCCAAATTGCCTGCCAGAGAACCAAGATAGACAAACATTATGGTGCCCGGAATCATGCCGATCGCCCCAATTATATAATCCCGCATCGTAACTCCCGTCACTCCAAAGGCATAGTTAAGCAGGTTGAACGGAAAAATTGGCGATAACCGGGTGAGGAGGACGATTTTCAAGCCTTCTTTACTGACAGCGCGATCGATCGCCTGAAATTTGTTATTACCAGCAATTTTTTTTGCGACCCAATTGCGTGCTAAATAACGACCGACTAAAAACGCCACAATCGAACCCAATGTTGCCCCAATAAACACATAAACACTCCCCACCCACACGCCAAATAATACACCTGCACCTAACGTTAGAATAAACGCAGGCAAGAATGCTACTGTTGCAATAATATAGATACCGATATACGCTAAGGCACCGATCGATCCCAAACTGGCAATCCATTCGAGTGCATTTTTGAGCCACACTTGAGGATTGAAGCCAGAATCGATTGCTGAAGTTTGCGACCTAGCAGGTAATGTTGAAAATAAATAGCCGACAAATACCAAACAAGTTAACAATAAAACCTGACGCAGATTGATGGAAGATTTCATCATCTCTCTCATGATAAATGGATTAGATGCGGTAATTTATTCATCCCAATAAAAGCGATAGAAAAAGAAACCATCTTCAAAAGGATGAGCGTCAGTAACGTGGTGCATCAGCTTTTCATCGATGAGGCGTTGTCCCAACTTGACAGCATCAGCTTCAGAGAGAAAGAATTTTCGTACTAGCCAAGTTGTCATTTCGCTACCGACCATACAGCGGGGATAGAAAGTCAGCCGATAACGACGGTCTTTTATTTTGACGCCACCAATATCCCGCATTTGACGAACTAATTCTTTGAGATCGATTCTATCGATCGCGTTATCGATTAGTTTGGCTTGGCTGACATCGTATGACTTGAGTTTAGCATCTTGACACCAGACCGTGTATTTATCCGCTTCTTCCAACATCAAACACAGAACTTTGGGATCGAGCGATAATTGGCGCGTTAATTGTTGGGCTGATTCTAACCTATCTTTGGGGAAGGATTTGAGTTTTTTGAAGAGTCGATCTTCATAAAGAATCCCGACAATCGGAATCGGTCGATCGCTATCTGGATCGATCGCATCCTGAAATTGAACCTGGCTTTCCTTGAGCAATAGCATATTCAATTAAATAAGATCGTGATGTATGGCTTGCGCTTGGCGATCTTATTGTGCCCAAAAGCTAGAGTGTAATTACGACAGAATGTCCTATCGCCGATGCCCTAACAACATCCATCCCCTTGATAGTGCCAAGTTGAAGGAGTGACGATACATTCATCGGGTAGCAATGCCAACAATTTTGCAGCCGTTTTATCGCAGACTGCCGCAGGTAAGCCGCGTGGTAAAATATGTCCGGCTCGATCGTCGAAAACAGATTCCTTACCTGCATAGATTGCCGTTTTACCTGTAAAAATACAGGCTCCATCGTCGGGAATTGGCACTTTAAAGGCAACCGAATCGAGGCTTTCTAACAGTAAATGCGCATCGAGTCGATAACTAGGCGCATCCAACAATCGATAGGGACGCCGCGCGCGGATTTCGATTTGTCCGAAACCATTAGCAATCATCCGCTGCGTATATTCCTCATAAGTCATCGCCCCAGATAAACACATCGCCCGCAAGCGTTCGTCCTGCTGCAAGTGTAAGGGGATCTGACGCGTCGCGATCGGATCGCTCATTTGCAGTCTACCACCAGGTTTGAGCACTCGATAGGCTTCTGCTAGGGCGCGATCGAGATCTGCTGGTTCAAAGATGTTAAATAAACAATTCTGGGCGACGACATCTACAGACGCGTCTGGAACTGGCAAATTAAAAGCATCACCCGATCGAATTTCGACAAAACTCGGCTCGAACCAAGCATTAGACTCAGCAGCTAATTTGAGATTGTGCGCCGCCGCAGAGCGCATTTCAGGCACTGGATCGATCGCGATGACTCCGGCTACCCGCCGACTAAAATAAGCAAACTGGAGAGCCTCTAAGCCGCCACCCACGCCCACATACAATACCGTCGGCTCATTTCCCAACTCCGTCGGATGTACCGTACTCCCACAGCCATAGTTCATCTCCTGCATAATTTCGGGAACGTGCAATCCTGGTAGTTGTAAAGGAGTACTTTGCACGCAGCACAAGCCGACTTCTGGCGTTTTCGCAACTTCAGTATAAAACTGAGCGGCAGTCTCTAGATAACCCATAAAATAATTCCGATCCTTTGGCTAGACGATTTTGTAGCGGCTCATTCAGCTTTTATGATAAACCATCCATTCTTATATTCAATCTGAGGGTCTGAACTGCCAACATGCGAGCACATTATGCCATACCGCATCCATGTAGCATCGCGCTCGATCGTCGAAGTAGGCAAGTGTAGTTAGATCGATATCTGCAAGCCGAATCTCGATATCTTCACCCGATGCCAACGGCCCTCCTTCGCTGAAGATTAGATAGTCACTTTCGATGTCATAAATGTAGCCTTCATGATGTTCGCCATTATGGAGATCGAAAGCAACTCTGCTGCCAAAATTTTGAAATTCTTCAAAGATGAGATTGAGGTGTTTCATGCGATCGAATTAGCTCCAGTTCGCTATTATTTTGCCATCTGGCAATGCGATCGTGCTCTTACATTTGAAGTTGTTAGGTAAATCTGAAAGTGCCAAACTGGCTTTTGCCGACATCCTCAAGCTAGACCCCAATCTAGAATTGAGAAATGATATCATAGAAGTATCGATTAAGTACTGCGTCTATCTGGAACAATTTCAATCGGAATTAACTGCGGAGGATCTAAGTTTTATGACTTATGTAAAAGAAGTTGAAGAAGCCTATCAAGAATGGGTAAAAAAAAGACAGGCTGAGGGCAAGATTGAAGGCAAGATTGAAGGCAAGATTGAATTAGTAAATAAAATGGTTCGTGCTAAGTTTGGCATCGACACCCTGACAGCAGAACTAAGCGATCGATTATCCAGATTAAGCGATCGACAACTCGACGAATTTACCTCAAAAATATTTGAATGGCAAGATCTAAGTGAAATGGTGGCTTGGTTGAATACTCCGCAAGCTTAACACAAATGACAATCTGAGAGTATTCAAATATTATTTCGGTGTGGAATAGCAGCACTTGTGAATCCGATCGAGAAGTTAAACAGAGGGGTTCAACTCCAGATCGATGATATTTCGCCATAAGGTAAAGGGAGAAACTGCACCGTAACCACTTTCTTGTGCGTCGTTACACTCGATCGCGATCCATTCTCCAGCAATTGTTTGGGCGATGTCTATAACCACGAATGGTAAATTCAACCGCACTGCTGCGGCTTGAGCTACCGCTAATGCGGCTGTTTCTTCCTCACGATTCCAATTATAATCTGTAGACCAATATTGCCCAGCACCAACACAATTGCTATACCACCAAAACGAGCGAAACTCAAATGATGCAGGAATTTTTTCGGTAGCTGTCGATGGTACCGGACGCAATCGAATAAATTCTCGACAAACTAAATCTTGCCACTGCAAAATCGGATCGTCTGCATACATCTCGATCGCGCGATCGTATTCTGCGGCAGAGTGGATAATTGAAAGTGCGGCGCGATGGCGACTGGTTTGGCGACTACCTTTGAGAAATAGTGGTAGCCCTAATGTTTGTGCGACAGATTCAAAACTAGGTGGCTCTGAGAACCAGAGACTTTTGGGTGTCAATCCTGCCAGTAATGGATACCAATGGGTTAATTCGCTAGCTAATAAATACTGTTCTGGCGAGTGAATTAAAAAGATACCTTCGGCTGCTAATTGGGCGTAGAGTTCATTGTAATTGGTTGCTGCACCGAATCTACCGATCGCGGTAATTTGCTCTGGACGCTGCCACGGATGACGACAACTAAAAAATTGGGAAAGATTGAAATCATAGCTAGATAAACCTACTTCTCCCATTAATACCCACACTGCATCTTCGAGCAGGATGAGATCTAAATTCGCTCGATCGATACGTGGCATAATTATTTATTCGACCTCAGATATATAGCCATCCTAGCCGATCTAGGAGAAGACGACATCGTTATGTATCTGCTGAAGGTTATCGGCTAGCTATTAATGCTGGTGCAGAAAATTATTAATCTTATCTGTAATCTCCTGATACTGAGTTTGATTTTGACTGGGAACGGAGAGTGAAACTTTTTTACCAGTATTCAAAATAAAATGAATACTGTAGACTGATTTATTGTTAATGTAAAATGGTAGTTTGCCAACTTGAGATCGATTCTCTGTTCGAGACGCTACGCGAACGATTGTAGCTAGTGGTAATTTCGTCTGTCGATCGCCATACAGCAAGTATTTATTATCGACGATCGCTTCTCCAATATTACGATCGAATCGGCAACTCATCCGCAGGGGAATCGCCAAAGCACCAAAAACAACCGCCATACCAGCAGCTAAAAAGTTGATAATAAACAGTGAATTGGCCCACCGCTCGTCTTGTTCGATCGAGATTTTAGGTTGTTGAATATCTTTAATAAAAGCATTCAATCTATCGACTGTTTTATCGACTCGCTCTGTCACAAAAGCACGATAAGGATCTAATTTAATCTCACCTTTAGTAGTGATAATTACTACCCTTTTTCGCTAGTTTTGACAGTTTTTGCCGATGTCACAAATCCAGGGATTTGTTCTTTTTCTGTACCTAAAATACCTGCTACACTGCGTTGGCACTCAACTTGGCTAGATGCACTGCGTTGGCATTCTAACGTAATTAACTTGGCAGTTAGCCCGAGCAATTGTGAGCCAATCAAGAAAAAAGGTGTGACAAATAATAAACACCAGAGACATTGACGATTTTTGTCTGTTATGTGTAAGATTCGATCGGTCTGTTCGATAATTTACATAATAATACTTAAGCAAATATAAGATTATTCAGGCTTGACAATTTCGTAATTGTAGATCGCCTCACTAGCTTTAAGATCTTCTAATAGATCTAGAGATATCTCATTACCAAAAACTGCGTATAGCATTCCATCATAAGCAGAAAATTGAACGCTACCATTTGCTTCAATTTCCATGTGTAAAATACTAGAACCTAATCCAGGCTCAAGGGTATCTGTTAATGCCTCAACTTGAGTAGGGTCTAAGTTAATTAATATGCCATCGCCAGCCAATTTACTATTACTATCCTTAAATGGTGAATTAGATCCAATAATTTGATACTTAAATTGCGATAGGTCGAAATCTTCGATCGCCCAAATTGCCAGTCGAGTTTGCTGTTTAGATAATTGAGTTACGATCGCATGAAATAGTTCTCGAAATCGATCGGGATTAGATTCGAGCGAACCTATAGCATTCATCTTATATATCTCCTGTTAATTCTTGGCTGTATTCTTCCCATTGCCAGACGATTTGTAACTCGGCTTGACTTTCGGCATTTTCGCCATATTCGCCAACGACAAATCGTAGAAAAGCAGCAATTGCCGA harbors:
- the arsM gene encoding arsenosugar biosynthesis arsenite methyltransferase ArsM, whose product is MGYLETAAQFYTEVAKTPEVGLCCVQSTPLQLPGLHVPEIMQEMNYGCGSTVHPTELGNEPTVLYVGVGGGLEALQFAYFSRRVAGVIAIDPVPEMRSAAAHNLKLAAESNAWFEPSFVEIRSGDAFNLPVPDASVDVVAQNCLFNIFEPADLDRALAEAYRVLKPGGRLQMSDPIATRQIPLHLQQDERLRAMCLSGAMTYEEYTQRMIANGFGQIEIRARRPYRLLDAPSYRLDAHLLLESLDSVAFKVPIPDDGACIFTGKTAIYAGKESVFDDRAGHILPRGLPAAVCDKTAAKLLALLPDECIVTPSTWHYQGDGCC
- a CDS encoding DUF4351 domain-containing protein encodes the protein MPSGNAIVLLHLKLLGKSESAKLAFADILKLDPNLELRNDIIEVSIKYCVYLEQFQSELTAEDLSFMTYVKEVEEAYQEWVKKRQAEGKIEGKIEGKIELVNKMVRAKFGIDTLTAELSDRLSRLSDRQLDEFTSKIFEWQDLSEMVAWLNTPQA
- a CDS encoding DEP domain-containing protein produces the protein MLLLKESQVQFQDAIDPDSDRPIPIVGILYEDRLFKKLKSFPKDRLESAQQLTRQLSLDPKVLCLMLEEADKYTVWCQDAKLKSYDVSQAKLIDNAIDRIDLKELVRQMRDIGGVKIKDRRYRLTFYPRCMVGSEMTTWLVRKFFLSEADAVKLGQRLIDEKLMHHVTDAHPFEDGFFFYRFYWDE
- a CDS encoding TVP38/TMEM64 family protein codes for the protein MKSSINLRQVLLLTCLVFVGYLFSTLPARSQTSAIDSGFNPQVWLKNALEWIASLGSIGALAYIGIYIIATVAFLPAFILTLGAGVLFGVWVGSVYVFIGATLGSIVAFLVGRYLARNWVAKKIAGNNKFQAIDRAVSKEGLKIVLLTRLSPIFPFNLLNYAFGVTGVTMRDYIIGAIGMIPGTIMFVYLGSLAGNLALIGTETPPTNPPLQWTIRIVGLLATIVATVYVTRIAKQALDNLTVES
- a CDS encoding ATP-grasp domain-containing protein translates to MPRIDRANLDLILLEDAVWVLMGEVGLSSYDFNLSQFFSCRHPWQRPEQITAIGRFGAATNYNELYAQLAAEGIFLIHSPEQYLLASELTHWYPLLAGLTPKSLWFSEPPSFESVAQTLGLPLFLKGSRQTSRHRAALSIIHSAAEYDRAIEMYADDPILQWQDLVCREFIRLRPVPSTATEKIPASFEFRSFWWYSNCVGAGQYWSTDYNWNREEETAALAVAQAAAVRLNLPFVVIDIAQTIAGEWIAIECNDAQESGYGAVSPFTLWRNIIDLELNPSV